One genomic region from Vitreimonas flagellata encodes:
- a CDS encoding HlyC/CorC family transporter, whose translation MTTSLIIAALVIAALILLNAFFSAAETALTGASRARMATLEREGDKRAARVNDLNENRERMIGAVLLGANLVQVLASAISASIFSTIYGDLAPVITAVVLTPLLLIFGEVGPKTLAITAADNIARAVALPVQWMVRFLAPIVSAVQWVVNNGLKLFGVRVDENVDVLRAARAEIAGAVELHAEEGGVEAETRHRLLGALDLSELTLADVMIHRKAIKMLDADLPPREIIAQAMASSHTRLPLYKDDPENIIGVLHARDLLRAVSEHGRDGFEITQVMRTPWFTPVTTSAEDQLAEFLRRREHFAIVVDEYGALMGLVTLEDILEEIVGDIKDEHDIAVVGVRPQPDGSVNVDGTVPIRDLNRAMNWDLPDEEAVTIAGLVIHEAQAIPEPGQRFAFHGYRFQVLRRQRNQLTALRVEREVEDESLEGG comes from the coding sequence ATGACCACCTCCCTCATCATCGCCGCCCTCGTCATCGCGGCGCTGATCCTCCTGAACGCGTTCTTCTCCGCCGCCGAAACCGCGCTGACCGGCGCAAGCCGCGCACGCATGGCGACACTTGAACGGGAAGGCGACAAACGCGCCGCCCGCGTCAACGATCTCAACGAAAACCGCGAGCGCATGATCGGCGCGGTGCTCTTGGGCGCCAATCTGGTGCAAGTGCTGGCGTCGGCGATCTCGGCCAGCATTTTCAGCACGATCTACGGCGACCTCGCGCCTGTCATCACCGCCGTCGTGCTGACGCCGCTCTTGCTCATCTTCGGCGAAGTCGGCCCCAAAACGCTGGCCATCACCGCGGCCGACAATATCGCCCGCGCCGTGGCGCTGCCGGTGCAATGGATGGTGCGCTTCCTCGCGCCCATCGTCTCCGCCGTGCAATGGGTGGTGAACAATGGCTTGAAACTCTTCGGCGTGCGCGTCGATGAGAATGTGGACGTGTTGCGCGCCGCGCGTGCGGAAATCGCGGGCGCGGTGGAGCTGCATGCGGAAGAGGGCGGTGTGGAAGCGGAAACGCGCCATCGTCTGCTCGGCGCGCTCGATCTTTCAGAGCTCACGCTGGCCGACGTCATGATCCATCGCAAAGCGATCAAGATGCTCGACGCCGACCTGCCGCCGCGCGAAATCATCGCCCAAGCGATGGCCTCCAGCCACACGCGCCTACCGCTCTATAAGGACGATCCGGAGAACATTATCGGCGTGCTGCACGCGCGCGATCTCTTGCGCGCCGTCTCAGAGCACGGCCGGGACGGTTTCGAGATCACCCAAGTGATGCGTACGCCCTGGTTCACGCCGGTGACGACGAGTGCTGAAGACCAGCTCGCCGAATTCCTGCGCCGCCGCGAGCATTTCGCCATCGTCGTCGACGAATACGGCGCGCTCATGGGCCTCGTCACGTTGGAGGATATTCTCGAAGAGATCGTCGGCGACATCAAAGACGAGCACGACATCGCCGTCGTCGGCGTGCGCCCGCAGCCCGACGGCAGCGTCAATGTCGACGGCACAGTGCCGATCCGCGATCTCAATCGCGCGATGAATTGGGATTTGCCCGACGAAGAAGCCGTCACCATCGCCGGGCTTGTTATTCACGAAGCCCAAGCCATCCCCGAACCCGGCCAACGCTTCGCCTTCCACGGCTATCGTTTCCAAGTGCTGCGCCGACAGCGCAACCAGCTGACCGCGCTCAGAGTGGAGCGGGAGGTGGAGGATGAGAGCTTGGAGGGGGGCTAA
- a CDS encoding response regulator, with translation MRRCLIVDDSRVIRKVARRILEDMRFEIEEAADGLEALQACRRQMPDAILLDWTMPVMSGIDFLKQLRKEPNGDKPTVVFCTTENDVERISEALKAGADEYMMKPFDGDILHSKFAEAGLV, from the coding sequence ATGAGACGCTGCCTGATCGTGGACGACAGCCGTGTCATCCGCAAAGTGGCGCGACGCATTCTCGAAGACATGCGCTTCGAGATTGAAGAAGCGGCCGATGGCCTGGAAGCCCTGCAAGCCTGCCGCCGGCAGATGCCCGACGCCATTCTGCTGGATTGGACGATGCCCGTGATGAGCGGCATCGACTTTCTCAAACAGCTGCGCAAAGAGCCAAACGGCGACAAACCCACCGTCGTGTTCTGCACCACGGAAAACGACGTCGAGCGCATTTCCGAGGCGCTCAAAGCCGGCGCCGACGAATACATGATGAAACCGTTCGACGGCGACATCCTGCACTCCAAGTTCGCCGAAGCGGGCCTCGTCTGA
- a CDS encoding shikimate kinase, whose amino-acid sequence MTRPESSDIGERHDAAADMRRLAEGIAPPRTVALVGLMGAGKSTIGRRLAQALDLPFVDADTEIEHAAGQSIPEIFEKHGECEFRRGERAVIERLLDRPAHILATGGGAFVDPRTRALMKERAITIWLKAPLDVLMKRVSKRDDRPLLKEDDPRAVMQRLMEARYPIYAEADIIIETVNSPHSAAVASTLEALRAYLNERK is encoded by the coding sequence GTGACCCGCCCGGAAAGCAGCGACATCGGTGAGCGCCATGATGCCGCCGCCGACATGCGCCGCCTGGCGGAGGGGATCGCACCACCGCGCACCGTGGCGCTGGTGGGCCTCATGGGCGCCGGCAAGAGCACGATCGGCCGCCGCTTGGCGCAAGCGCTCGACTTACCGTTCGTGGACGCCGACACCGAGATCGAGCATGCGGCCGGGCAGAGCATACCGGAAATCTTCGAGAAGCACGGCGAGTGTGAGTTCCGCCGTGGCGAGCGTGCGGTGATCGAGCGTCTGCTGGATCGCCCCGCGCATATCTTGGCGACCGGCGGCGGCGCCTTCGTCGATCCGCGCACACGGGCGCTGATGAAAGAGCGCGCCATCACGATTTGGCTGAAGGCGCCGCTCGACGTGCTGATGAAGCGTGTGTCGAAGCGCGATGATCGCCCGCTGCTCAAGGAAGACGATCCGCGCGCGGTGATGCAGCGTCTGATGGAAGCGCGCTATCCGATTTACGCTGAAGCCGACATCATTATCGAAACCGTCAACAGCCCGCATAGCGCCGCTGTCGCGTCCACGCTCGAAGCGTTGCGCGCTTATCTCAACGAGCGGAAATGA
- a CDS encoding CheR family methyltransferase — protein MLNDAEFALVAREVKQRSGAVLTRDMSGAVEIRLHPLSRREGFGSVGELIGAARIRPDGSLWNLITDTLAHAETRFFRDRAQFEKLRGEILPKAIARRGHERVRVWSAACATGQEPYSLAMLVDDMRNEGLNANVEIVATDLSQRLLDKARAGLYTQFEIQRGLPIRKLIAHFEKAGDLWRISDRLRASVRYEQHNLLKHPGQLGQFDIILLANVLPLFDSETAAAVLDRVADSLAPGGAIMLGAGETLPEATSGFTLDNGFAQRVSDAARVAAA, from the coding sequence ATGCTCAACGACGCCGAATTCGCGCTGGTTGCGCGCGAAGTGAAGCAACGCTCCGGCGCTGTGCTGACGCGCGACATGAGCGGCGCGGTCGAAATCCGCTTGCACCCGCTGTCGCGCCGCGAAGGCTTCGGCTCGGTGGGCGAACTCATCGGCGCTGCGCGGATCCGGCCGGACGGGTCGCTGTGGAACCTGATCACCGACACGCTGGCGCATGCCGAGACGCGCTTCTTTCGCGACCGCGCGCAATTTGAAAAATTGCGCGGCGAAATCCTCCCCAAAGCCATCGCGCGGCGCGGCCATGAGCGCGTGCGCGTGTGGTCAGCGGCGTGCGCGACGGGCCAAGAGCCCTATTCGCTGGCGATGCTCGTCGACGACATGCGCAACGAGGGCCTCAACGCCAACGTTGAAATCGTCGCCACCGATCTGTCCCAGCGCCTGCTCGATAAGGCCCGCGCCGGCCTCTACACGCAGTTCGAAATTCAGCGCGGCCTGCCAATCCGCAAACTGATCGCGCACTTTGAAAAGGCCGGCGACCTCTGGCGCATTTCCGATCGCCTGCGCGCGAGCGTGCGCTACGAACAGCACAATCTGTTGAAGCATCCGGGCCAACTCGGCCAATTCGACATCATCCTCCTCGCCAACGTGCTGCCGCTGTTCGATTCCGAAACCGCCGCCGCCGTGCTCGATCGCGTGGCCGATTCTTTGGCGCCAGGCGGCGCGATCATGCTGGGCGCGGGCGAAACGCTGCCGGAAGCGACAAGCGGCTTCACGCTCGACAACGGCTTCGCGCAACGCGTGAGCGACGCCGCGCGGGTCGCTGCGGCTTAA
- a CDS encoding histidine phosphotransferase family protein translates to MIENTKLTALVASRICHDMVEPMSAIIQGLEMIKDGDGKTDPDALSLLDNGVGKAWAKLEFFRFAMAGATAEGDSEIEEGRAVAIKLYSVLKPELLWNVPTVAMPRPAVRVIVNLLLIANECLPRGGTVEVAAAKHGEGGEVIVTAKGPRAKLREATALALRGDEGELSGHTIQPTLTSLLARQGGVELSTREAEEQVQLIARSPAFKL, encoded by the coding sequence ATGATCGAGAATACGAAGCTGACGGCGCTTGTCGCCTCGCGCATCTGCCATGACATGGTCGAGCCGATGAGCGCGATCATCCAGGGCCTTGAGATGATCAAGGACGGCGACGGGAAAACTGACCCGGATGCGCTTTCATTGCTCGACAATGGCGTGGGCAAGGCGTGGGCGAAGCTTGAGTTTTTCCGTTTCGCGATGGCCGGCGCCACGGCCGAGGGCGACAGCGAGATTGAAGAAGGCCGTGCGGTTGCGATCAAATTGTATTCGGTGCTGAAGCCCGAATTGTTGTGGAATGTGCCGACGGTGGCGATGCCGCGCCCGGCTGTGCGGGTGATCGTCAATTTGTTGCTCATCGCCAACGAATGTTTGCCGCGCGGCGGCACGGTAGAAGTTGCGGCGGCGAAACATGGCGAGGGCGGCGAAGTGATCGTCACCGCAAAAGGTCCGCGCGCGAAATTGCGCGAAGCCACCGCACTTGCCCTGCGCGGCGACGAAGGCGAGCTTTCGGGCCACACCATCCAGCCGACGCTGACCAGTCTGCTCGCCCGCCAAGGCGGCGTTGAGCTCTCGACCCGCGAGGCGGAAGAACAAGTCCAGCTGATCGCCCGCTCGCCGGCCTTCAAACTCTGA
- a CDS encoding group II truncated hemoglobin, whose protein sequence is MDARTTPYDLIGGAPAVRRLAERFYAIMAEAPEAAAVRAMHGEDLGPIVGKLAGFLSGWMGGPRDYFTREDRPCVMSLHRALPITTRERDEWLWCMQRALVETGISDEARAALEPAFARIAEAMRTR, encoded by the coding sequence ATGGACGCTCGAACGACGCCTTACGATTTGATCGGCGGCGCGCCCGCCGTGCGGCGCTTGGCCGAGCGCTTCTACGCCATCATGGCCGAAGCGCCGGAAGCGGCGGCCGTGCGCGCGATGCATGGCGAGGATTTAGGCCCCATAGTCGGCAAACTGGCCGGCTTCTTGAGCGGTTGGATGGGCGGGCCGCGCGATTATTTTACGCGCGAAGATCGGCCATGCGTCATGAGCCTGCACCGCGCGTTGCCCATCACAACGCGTGAGCGCGATGAATGGCTTTGGTGCATGCAACGCGCGCTCGTTGAGACCGGAATCTCCGACGAAGCGCGCGCGGCGCTGGAACCAGCGTTCGCACGCATCGCCGAAGCGATGCGCACGCGCTAG
- a CDS encoding alpha/beta fold hydrolase: protein MPEFRMIETNGIKVRAAIEGSGPLVVMVHGFPESWYSWRHQMKPIADAGFTACAIDVRGYGGSDKPQAVEAYAMKEMTADVAGVIDALSPGKPAVLMGHDWGAPIVWHTAVLHPSKVRAVAGLSVPYFDRPPAPLNQIFKMMYTDQGKFFYMAYFQNEGVAEAEFEADVRGALRRLYFASSANSDGRWGNLHKPADEPMLKGLDDPKQFPAWLSDADIDYYVNEFEKSGFRGPINRYRNFERDWAMMGGVEDRRIHQPSLFVAGAQDMVLKMFGDGDIAAMTERMNEMMPNLQGVHLVENCGHWTQQETPAETTRILVDWLKAL, encoded by the coding sequence ATGCCCGAATTTCGCATGATCGAGACAAACGGCATCAAGGTGCGCGCCGCGATCGAGGGCAGCGGCCCGCTCGTGGTCATGGTGCACGGCTTTCCCGAGAGCTGGTATTCGTGGCGCCATCAGATGAAGCCGATCGCCGACGCAGGCTTCACCGCGTGCGCGATCGATGTACGCGGCTATGGCGGCTCGGATAAGCCGCAGGCCGTCGAAGCGTACGCGATGAAGGAAATGACGGCCGATGTCGCGGGCGTCATCGATGCGCTCTCGCCCGGCAAGCCCGCCGTGCTCATGGGCCATGATTGGGGCGCGCCGATTGTGTGGCACACCGCCGTGCTGCATCCGAGCAAAGTGCGCGCGGTGGCGGGACTCTCCGTGCCGTATTTCGATCGGCCGCCAGCGCCGCTCAATCAGATCTTCAAGATGATGTACACGGACCAGGGCAAGTTCTTCTACATGGCCTATTTCCAAAACGAGGGCGTGGCGGAAGCGGAGTTCGAGGCCGATGTGCGCGGCGCATTGCGGCGGCTCTATTTTGCCTCATCCGCGAATTCGGACGGGCGCTGGGGCAATCTGCACAAGCCGGCCGACGAGCCGATGCTCAAAGGTTTGGACGATCCAAAGCAATTCCCGGCTTGGCTCAGCGATGCCGACATTGATTATTACGTGAACGAGTTCGAGAAGTCCGGCTTCCGCGGACCGATCAATCGCTATCGCAATTTTGAGCGCGATTGGGCGATGATGGGCGGCGTCGAGGATCGGCGCATCCATCAGCCCTCGCTATTCGTGGCGGGCGCGCAGGACATGGTGCTCAAAATGTTCGGCGATGGCGACATCGCGGCCATGACCGAGCGCATGAATGAGATGATGCCCAATCTGCAAGGCGTGCACCTGGTCGAGAATTGCGGCCACTGGACCCAGCAGGAAACGCCTGCCGAAACCACGCGCATTCTGGTCGATTGGCTGAAAGCGCTTTGA
- the dps gene encoding DNA starvation/stationary phase protection protein Dps — MGATRNDLPDNTRKAMIALLNARLADAIDLRLSIKQAHWNVKGPNFIALHELFDQIQARVDTFVDDIAERAVTLAGVAEGTAQVAVKSSTLTPYPVNLTDEKEHLKAVADRIAAFGKNVRAAIDASDEAGDKDTADLFTGVSRQMDKDLWFIEAHL; from the coding sequence ATGGGCGCTACCCGTAACGACCTTCCCGACAACACCCGCAAGGCGATGATCGCGCTCTTGAATGCGCGCTTGGCCGACGCGATCGATCTGCGGCTGTCGATCAAGCAGGCGCATTGGAACGTGAAGGGTCCGAACTTCATCGCGCTGCACGAGCTGTTCGATCAGATCCAAGCCCGCGTCGATACGTTTGTGGACGACATCGCCGAACGCGCGGTGACGCTCGCGGGCGTCGCGGAAGGCACGGCGCAAGTCGCGGTGAAAAGCTCGACGCTCACGCCGTACCCGGTGAACCTCACCGACGAGAAAGAGCATCTGAAAGCGGTCGCCGATCGTATCGCCGCGTTCGGCAAGAATGTCCGCGCCGCGATCGATGCGTCGGACGAAGCTGGCGACAAGGACACCGCCGACCTGTTCACCGGCGTGTCACGTCAGATGGATAAGGATTTGTGGTTCATCGAAGCGCATCTTTGA
- a CDS encoding monovalent cation:proton antiporter-2 (CPA2) family protein — protein MAAEAAGGLGLEHAVALLATAVVAAPLFRRLGLGSVLGYLAAGLVIGPFGLGLFRDPENILHVAEFGVVMFLFIIGLEMRPAKLWALRKEIFGLGAAQVIACIVLLTFVGIALLSWVGIPPAQGWAAALIGAAGFVLSSTAVIMKMMDDAGETSSAAGQRNISILLFEDLMIVPLLALVAVIAGLTVGVPEDAPPLWQSVLLGLGAIAVVFLAGRFVLNPFFGILARSGAREVMTAAALLVVLGTALLMDVGGLSMAMGAFLAGVLLSDSVFRHQLEADVEPFRGILLALFFISVGMSLNVTVVLDQWQLIGAGVLAFMMVKALGIYGIARIFGADQREATTRAALFAQGGEFAFVLYSAALAGGVMSAEIAAVMTAIVIISMALTPLVVLVVRRYLPEPVENRDGVEDAKDLHGRVLFIGFGRFAQVASQGLLARGVEMSLIETDVEMIQVAATFGFKIYYGDGTRLDVLHASGAANAEAILICVEKPEVTDRIVALVKSEFPHVKVFARAFDRGHSMRLVQAGVDYQIRELFESSLTFSAAVLRELGFSDIDIAETIEDVRDRDAERFEMQLAGGIEAGRGLMRGNMQTPKPTPFTRPRKGGEAINEEAEDIIGEAEEA, from the coding sequence ATGGCGGCTGAGGCGGCAGGTGGTTTGGGGCTCGAACATGCGGTGGCGCTGTTAGCAACCGCCGTGGTTGCAGCGCCGCTGTTTCGCCGCTTGGGCTTGGGCTCGGTGCTGGGCTACCTCGCCGCCGGCTTGGTGATCGGGCCGTTCGGCTTGGGGCTTTTCCGCGATCCGGAGAACATATTGCACGTCGCCGAATTCGGCGTGGTCATGTTCTTGTTCATCATCGGCTTGGAGATGCGCCCGGCGAAGCTCTGGGCGCTGCGCAAGGAAATCTTCGGCCTGGGCGCTGCGCAGGTGATCGCGTGCATCGTGTTGCTGACGTTTGTAGGCATTGCGCTCTTGTCGTGGGTCGGCATCCCCCCGGCGCAAGGCTGGGCGGCGGCGCTTATTGGCGCCGCAGGCTTCGTGCTCTCATCCACGGCCGTGATCATGAAAATGATGGACGACGCGGGCGAGACGTCGAGTGCTGCCGGCCAGCGCAATATTTCGATTTTGCTTTTCGAAGATCTGATGATCGTGCCGCTCTTGGCGCTCGTCGCGGTGATCGCGGGTCTGACGGTGGGCGTGCCGGAAGACGCACCGCCGCTCTGGCAGAGCGTGCTGTTGGGCTTGGGTGCGATCGCGGTCGTGTTCCTGGCCGGGCGCTTTGTGCTCAACCCGTTCTTCGGCATACTCGCTCGCTCCGGCGCGCGCGAGGTGATGACGGCGGCGGCGTTGCTGGTGGTTCTCGGCACGGCGCTGTTGATGGATGTCGGCGGCTTGTCGATGGCGATGGGCGCATTCTTGGCGGGTGTGCTGCTCTCGGATTCGGTGTTCCGGCATCAGCTCGAAGCCGACGTCGAACCGTTCCGCGGCATTCTGCTCGCGCTCTTCTTCATCAGTGTGGGCATGTCGCTCAATGTGACGGTCGTGCTGGATCAGTGGCAGCTGATCGGCGCGGGTGTGCTCGCGTTCATGATGGTGAAGGCGCTGGGGATTTACGGCATCGCACGCATCTTCGGGGCGGATCAACGCGAGGCCACCACGCGTGCGGCGCTGTTCGCGCAGGGTGGTGAGTTTGCGTTCGTGCTCTATTCGGCAGCACTCGCTGGCGGTGTGATGAGCGCGGAAATCGCCGCCGTGATGACGGCGATCGTGATCATCTCGATGGCGTTGACGCCGCTCGTGGTGCTGGTGGTGCGTCGATATCTGCCTGAGCCGGTCGAAAACCGCGACGGCGTGGAAGACGCCAAGGATTTGCACGGTCGTGTGCTCTTCATCGGCTTCGGCCGCTTCGCCCAGGTGGCCAGCCAGGGCTTGCTTGCGCGCGGCGTGGAAATGTCGCTGATCGAAACCGATGTGGAGATGATCCAGGTCGCGGCGACCTTCGGCTTCAAGATCTATTACGGCGACGGCACGCGACTCGACGTTTTGCATGCTTCGGGCGCTGCAAATGCGGAAGCGATCCTGATCTGCGTTGAGAAACCTGAGGTCACCGACCGCATCGTGGCGTTGGTCAAGTCCGAATTCCCGCACGTTAAAGTTTTCGCCCGCGCCTTCGATCGCGGCCATTCGATGCGTTTGGTGCAGGCTGGCGTCGATTATCAAATCCGCGAGCTCTTCGAATCCTCGCTCACGTTCAGCGCCGCCGTGCTGCGCGAGCTGGGCTTTTCCGACATCGACATTGCCGAGACCATCGAGGACGTCCGTGATCGCGACGCGGAGCGCTTTGAAATGCAGCTCGCCGGCGGCATCGAGGCGGGCCGAGGCCTCATGCGCGGCAACATGCAGACGCCCAAACCGACGCCGTTCACGCGCCCGCGTAAAGGAGGCGAGGCGATCAACGAAGAGGCGGAAGACATTATCGGCGAAGCCGAGGAGGCCTGA
- the aroB gene encoding 3-dehydroquinate synthase — translation MTDTIHVNLAERSYDVLAGPGLIARAGELIAPFAPSGRVFVVTDKNVASLHWPALMASLDAAGLKSWTVTLPAGESTKSFAGLEQLTRGLLQHGIGRKDLIIALGGGVIGDIAGLAAGLTMRGVDFVQMPTTLLSQVDSSVGGKTAIDVEEGKNLVGLIHQPRLVLADQDVLKTLPARELLCGYAEIVKIGLINDRAFFEWCEANAQKLLALDPEATSTAIRTAIAAKARIVEADEREAGPRALLNLGHTFAHALETAAGYDGALLHGEAVGTGMALAFAHSAQLGLISNQDATRVRNHLAHAGFNTDLRRAPGAPHDISQLVALMSADKKAEAGKLTLILARAIGDAFVQKNADAEKLTAFLKEESQ, via the coding sequence ATGACCGACACGATCCACGTCAATCTCGCCGAGCGCTCTTATGACGTGCTCGCCGGCCCCGGCCTGATCGCGCGCGCGGGCGAATTGATCGCGCCGTTTGCGCCGTCAGGACGCGTGTTCGTGGTGACGGACAAGAACGTCGCCAGCCTGCATTGGCCCGCGCTCATGGCGTCGCTCGATGCGGCGGGCTTGAAGAGCTGGACGGTGACGCTGCCGGCTGGCGAAAGCACCAAGAGCTTTGCCGGCCTCGAACAGCTGACGCGTGGGCTGCTGCAACACGGCATCGGCCGCAAGGACCTCATCATCGCCCTCGGCGGCGGCGTGATTGGCGACATTGCGGGGCTGGCCGCGGGCCTCACCATGCGCGGCGTCGATTTTGTGCAAATGCCGACGACGTTGCTCTCACAAGTCGATTCAAGCGTTGGCGGCAAAACCGCGATCGATGTGGAAGAGGGCAAGAACCTCGTCGGCCTCATCCATCAGCCGCGCCTCGTGCTGGCCGATCAGGACGTGCTGAAAACGCTGCCGGCGCGTGAGCTGCTCTGTGGCTACGCCGAGATCGTGAAAATCGGCCTGATCAACGATCGCGCCTTCTTCGAATGGTGCGAGGCCAATGCGCAGAAGCTGCTCGCGCTCGATCCTGAAGCCACAAGCACCGCCATCCGCACCGCCATCGCCGCCAAGGCGCGTATCGTCGAGGCCGACGAGCGTGAAGCCGGCCCGCGCGCGCTGCTCAATCTCGGCCATACCTTCGCGCACGCGCTCGAGACCGCCGCCGGCTATGACGGCGCGCTTCTGCACGGCGAAGCTGTCGGCACAGGCATGGCGCTCGCCTTCGCGCATTCGGCGCAGCTGGGGCTGATCTCAAACCAGGACGCGACGCGCGTCCGCAATCATTTGGCGCACGCCGGCTTCAACACCGATCTCCGCCGCGCCCCCGGCGCGCCGCACGACATTTCCCAGCTCGTCGCCCTCATGAGCGCCGACAAGAAGGCCGAAGCCGGCAAGCTCACCCTTATCCTCGCGCGCGCCATCGGCGACGCGTTTGTCCAGAAGAACGCCGACGCAGAAAAGCTCACAGCGTTCCTCAAAGAAGAGAGCCAATGA
- a CDS encoding pyridoxamine 5'-phosphate oxidase family protein: MSTEADIREKFWKALKSDRTLMLGIAGSREHSQPMTAQLDGENPSSPLWIFSSKDTLLVQAIGAGQRGMAQFVSKGHDLFACIEGELTLDNNRTMIERLWNPYVAAWYEGGKDDPKLQLIRFDPEHAQVWLNENSLFAGVKLLLGADPEKEYADKTADVDLRGGPRA; this comes from the coding sequence ATGAGTACCGAAGCCGACATCCGCGAGAAATTCTGGAAAGCCCTCAAATCCGATCGCACGCTGATGCTGGGAATCGCCGGCTCACGCGAGCATTCGCAGCCGATGACAGCGCAGCTGGACGGCGAAAACCCATCGAGCCCGCTCTGGATCTTCAGTTCCAAGGATACGCTTTTGGTGCAAGCCATAGGCGCCGGTCAGCGCGGCATGGCGCAATTCGTGTCCAAGGGCCACGATCTCTTCGCCTGTATTGAAGGCGAACTCACGCTCGACAACAATCGCACGATGATCGAGCGCCTGTGGAACCCATACGTCGCCGCTTGGTACGAAGGCGGCAAGGACGATCCGAAACTGCAGCTCATCCGCTTCGATCCAGAACACGCGCAAGTGTGGTTGAACGAGAACAGCCTATTTGCTGGCGTGAAACTCCTGTTGGGCGCGGACCCCGAGAAGGAATATGCTGACAAGACAGCAGACGTCGATCTGCGCGGCGGCCCGCGCGCCTAG
- a CDS encoding site-specific tyrosine recombinase XerD, with translation MSDSALIEAFLEMLSAERGARANTLDAYARDLEDARAHVRGTLLGADAEAIEAYVAGLAQRGMAAATMRRRISALRQFYRFLLQENTRGDDPTSRLDAPKRSKALPKTLSVEEIERLIDAAESARDKALIELLYGAGLRVSELVSLPLRAAPKPGQEHMVVEGKGGKERLVVLGRPAQAALALHMETREAALPKLEAQRDKAKRWLFPSMSAADGKMTRRRVAQILEAAAVKAGISPSRVSPHVLRHAFATHLVEGGADLRTVQTLLGHADIATTQIYTHVAEGRLKTLVETKHPLSRKVEHDDDE, from the coding sequence ATGAGCGATTCCGCTTTGATCGAAGCGTTTCTGGAAATGCTCTCCGCTGAGCGCGGGGCGCGGGCGAACACGCTCGACGCTTATGCGCGCGATCTGGAGGATGCGCGCGCGCATGTGCGCGGCACGTTGCTCGGCGCGGATGCAGAAGCGATTGAAGCTTATGTCGCGGGGCTGGCGCAGCGCGGCATGGCGGCGGCGACGATGCGGCGGCGGATATCGGCGCTGCGCCAATTCTATCGCTTCTTGCTGCAAGAAAACACGCGCGGCGATGATCCGACCTCGCGGCTCGATGCGCCGAAGCGCTCCAAGGCGTTGCCGAAGACGCTCTCGGTTGAAGAGATCGAGCGCTTGATCGATGCCGCCGAGAGCGCGCGCGACAAAGCGCTGATCGAATTGCTTTACGGCGCGGGCTTGCGTGTGAGCGAGTTGGTGTCGCTGCCGCTGCGCGCCGCGCCCAAGCCCGGCCAAGAGCACATGGTGGTCGAGGGCAAGGGCGGCAAAGAGCGCTTGGTGGTGCTGGGACGCCCTGCGCAAGCGGCGTTGGCGCTGCACATGGAGACGCGCGAGGCGGCGTTGCCGAAGCTTGAGGCGCAGCGCGATAAGGCCAAACGCTGGCTGTTCCCTTCGATGAGCGCCGCTGATGGCAAGATGACGCGCCGGCGCGTGGCGCAAATTCTGGAAGCAGCGGCGGTGAAAGCCGGCATCAGTCCGTCGCGCGTTTCGCCACACGTGCTGCGACACGCCTTTGCGACGCATTTGGTTGAAGGCGGCGCCGATCTGCGTACGGTGCAGACTTTGTTGGGCCACGCCGACATCGCAACGACGCAGATTTACACGCACGTCGCCGAAGGCCGCTTAAAGACGTTGGTGGAAACCAAGCACCCGCTGTCGCGCAAGGTCGAGCACGACGATGACGAATAA